In Bacillus sp. DX3.1, the following proteins share a genomic window:
- a CDS encoding LCP family protein gives MMKFDTEKYIRASARRSKKRRLLWFILIPLLIVAIGGGGYFSHIYSKAKSIVNNAYSELSRGDKSDKREKAVKPMTDNISVLIMGVDESDIREKSYGSATRTDALLLATINKNDKSVKLVSIPRDTRVYIKSREKQDKITHAHVFGGVDSTIDTVENFLNVPVDYYVKFNFKSFIKIVDSLGGIDVNVPVEFTEQNSKDEPNAIHLKKGLQHLNGEEALALARTRHIDSDYMRGQRQQLILEAIAEKALSINSINKIENLLDAVDHDLKTNLTFDDIMTITKNTMGSNLKMDKLQVKGDDEYINSTYYYVPEEKSVQDISKALKQHLGVTDKTEHKKL, from the coding sequence ATAATGAAATTTGATACAGAAAAATATATAAGAGCCTCAGCCAGGCGATCTAAAAAAAGACGTCTACTATGGTTTATTCTAATTCCATTACTTATTGTAGCAATTGGTGGTGGAGGCTATTTCTCCCATATATACAGTAAAGCAAAATCTATTGTAAATAATGCATATTCTGAGCTGAGCAGAGGAGATAAATCTGATAAACGCGAGAAAGCTGTTAAACCAATGACAGATAATATTTCCGTTCTCATTATGGGTGTGGACGAAAGCGATATCCGCGAAAAATCTTACGGCAGTGCGACACGTACAGATGCGCTATTACTTGCCACAATTAATAAAAATGATAAATCGGTAAAACTTGTAAGCATACCACGTGACACTCGCGTATATATTAAATCACGCGAAAAACAAGATAAAATTACACATGCTCACGTCTTTGGGGGCGTTGATAGTACAATTGATACAGTTGAAAACTTTTTAAATGTTCCTGTTGACTACTATGTTAAATTCAACTTTAAATCCTTTATAAAAATTGTGGATTCTCTTGGTGGCATTGATGTGAATGTCCCTGTTGAATTTACAGAGCAAAATAGTAAAGATGAACCGAATGCGATTCACCTCAAAAAAGGCCTTCAACACTTAAATGGCGAAGAAGCTCTTGCTTTAGCAAGAACTCGTCACATTGATAGCGATTATATGCGTGGACAACGCCAACAACTCATTTTAGAAGCGATTGCTGAAAAGGCATTATCTATAAATTCTATTAATAAAATTGAGAATTTATTAGATGCAGTTGATCACGATTTAAAAACAAACTTAACCTTTGATGACATCATGACAATTACAAAAAATACGATGGGTTCAAACTTAAAGATGGACAAGCTTCAAGTAAAAGGTGACGATGAATATATAAACAGCACCTACTACTATGTTCCTGAAGAAAAAAGCGTGCAGGACATATCAAAGGCATTAAAACAACATCTCGGTGTTACAGATAAAACTGAACATAAAAAGTTATAA
- a CDS encoding nucleoside transporter C-terminal domain-containing protein, giving the protein MKFITFFLGLVFVFFLAFIASNNKKHIKFKPIFIMLIIQLILTYLLLNTQIGLVLVTTISNLFTKLLDYAASGINFVFGGIANKGEMPFFLNVLLPIVFISVLIGILQHFKILPFCIRWIGFFLSKINGLGKLESYNAVASAIVGQSEVFITVKKQLGQIPRHRLYTLCASAMSTVSMSIVGAYMTMIEPKYVVTALVLNLFSGFIIVLIINPYDVKEEEDILEIKEEKQTFFEMLGEYILDGFRVAVVVGAMLIGFVALISCINDLFHIIFGITFQQLLGYAFSPVAFLIGVPTKEIVAAGSIMATKLVTNEFVAMMDLGKLAGTLSPRTVGIISVFLVSFANFSSIGIISGAVKGLNEEQGNVVARFGLKLLYGATLVSILSAVIVSIML; this is encoded by the coding sequence ATGAAATTTATTACTTTTTTTCTCGGTCTTGTCTTTGTTTTCTTTCTTGCTTTCATTGCAAGTAACAATAAAAAGCATATTAAGTTCAAACCCATTTTCATTATGCTTATTATACAGTTAATTTTAACTTACTTACTATTAAATACACAGATTGGTCTCGTGCTTGTTACAACTATTTCTAATTTGTTTACGAAATTATTGGATTACGCTGCGTCCGGCATAAACTTCGTATTTGGTGGTATCGCTAATAAAGGAGAAATGCCTTTCTTTTTAAATGTACTACTACCAATTGTATTTATTTCCGTTTTAATTGGTATTTTACAGCATTTTAAAATCCTACCGTTCTGTATTCGCTGGATTGGTTTTTTCCTCAGTAAAATAAACGGGCTTGGAAAACTGGAGTCTTATAACGCTGTTGCATCAGCTATTGTAGGACAATCAGAAGTATTTATTACTGTAAAGAAACAGCTTGGCCAAATTCCAAGGCATCGCCTTTATACACTTTGTGCTTCTGCGATGTCTACTGTATCTATGTCAATCGTCGGTGCTTATATGACAATGATTGAACCAAAATATGTCGTAACCGCTCTCGTCTTGAATTTATTTAGCGGCTTTATTATCGTACTCATCATTAATCCGTACGATGTGAAAGAAGAAGAAGATATTTTAGAAATTAAAGAAGAGAAACAAACTTTCTTTGAAATGTTAGGCGAATACATTCTAGATGGATTTCGCGTTGCTGTTGTCGTTGGTGCAATGCTAATTGGATTTGTTGCCCTCATCAGCTGTATTAATGATTTATTCCATATTATTTTTGGAATTACATTTCAGCAGTTGCTCGGATATGCCTTCTCCCCCGTTGCCTTTCTTATCGGTGTGCCAACTAAAGAAATCGTGGCAGCAGGAAGTATTATGGCTACAAAGCTGGTGACAAATGAGTTTGTCGCTATGATGGACTTAGGTAAACTAGCAGGTACGCTCTCTCCGCGTACGGTAGGTATTATTTCAGTCTTTCTTGTATCATTTGCAAATTTCTCTTCCATTGGAATTATTTCTGGTGCCGTAAAAGGATTAAACGAAGAACAAGGAAATGTCGTCGCTCGCTTCGGTTTAAAACTGCTATACGGGGCTACACTCGTCAGTATTTTATCTGCGGTTATTGTTAGCATTATGCTATAA
- a CDS encoding VOC family protein, protein MNIVKVHHIAIICSDYQKSKNFYTNILGFKVLNEVYREERDSYKLDLCVGEQYQIELFSFPNPPKRPSFPEAAGLRHLAFAVTNIQKAVQHLRQCGVETEPIRVDEITGKQFVFFQDPDDLPLELYEH, encoded by the coding sequence ATGAATATAGTTAAAGTGCATCATATTGCAATTATTTGTTCGGACTATCAAAAATCTAAAAATTTTTATACAAATATATTGGGATTTAAAGTGTTAAATGAAGTATATCGGGAAGAAAGGGATTCATATAAATTGGATTTATGTGTAGGAGAGCAGTATCAAATTGAATTATTCTCATTTCCAAATCCTCCAAAACGACCAAGTTTTCCGGAAGCAGCCGGTCTGAGGCATTTAGCTTTTGCAGTTACTAACATACAGAAAGCCGTTCAACATTTACGACAATGCGGAGTAGAGACAGAGCCGATTCGTGTGGATGAAATAACGGGGAAACAATTTGTATTTTTTCAAGATCCAGATGATTTACCATTAGAATTGTACGAGCACTAA
- a CDS encoding hemolysin family protein has product MEIAKLMMVAILIAITGFFVAVEFAIIKVRSSRIDQLVGEKKRGALATKKVISNLDEYLSACQLGITITALGLGWLGEPTIKRLLEPLFLKMELSPAIASTISFIIAFAVITFLHVVIGELAPKTFAIQKAEQVSLLLSQPLIYFYRTMYPFIWALNGAARFVTGMFGLHPASEHEVAHSEEELRLILSESYESGKINQAEFKYVNNIFEFDNRLAKEIMVPRTEIVGLYEDESFETHIKVIGQEKYTRYPVFGEDKDEIIGMVNVKDLFIHYMNGGQSEERSITLYKRSVIEVLENIPIHDLLLQMQKKRIPLAVLYDEYGGTAGIVTLEDILEEIVGEIRDEYDEDEYPPVQHISDTCKIVDGKVLISEVNDLLGLHLVADDVDTIGGWLMTQKQTVTEGDIIDTNGWIFTVLEKDSHQIKRVEIKRAEPEGKVIAL; this is encoded by the coding sequence TTGGAAATTGCTAAATTAATGATGGTGGCTATTCTAATTGCAATAACTGGTTTTTTTGTGGCAGTTGAATTTGCGATTATAAAAGTACGTAGTAGTCGTATTGATCAACTTGTGGGAGAAAAAAAACGAGGAGCGCTGGCAACGAAGAAAGTGATTTCAAATTTAGATGAATATTTATCAGCTTGTCAGCTTGGAATTACAATTACAGCTCTAGGGTTAGGTTGGTTAGGTGAACCGACTATAAAGCGCTTATTAGAGCCGTTATTTTTAAAGATGGAACTTTCACCTGCAATCGCAAGTACAATTTCTTTTATCATTGCGTTTGCAGTTATTACATTTTTGCATGTTGTTATCGGAGAATTAGCACCGAAAACATTTGCTATTCAAAAAGCCGAGCAAGTAAGTCTGCTATTATCTCAGCCACTCATTTATTTTTATCGCACTATGTATCCGTTTATTTGGGCATTAAATGGAGCGGCTCGCTTCGTGACGGGCATGTTCGGACTACACCCTGCTTCTGAGCATGAAGTTGCACATTCGGAAGAAGAGTTACGACTTATTTTATCGGAGAGTTATGAAAGTGGAAAAATTAATCAGGCTGAGTTTAAATATGTAAATAATATTTTTGAATTTGATAATCGTTTAGCAAAAGAAATTATGGTACCACGTACTGAAATTGTCGGTCTATATGAAGACGAATCATTTGAGACACATATTAAAGTGATTGGACAAGAAAAGTATACAAGATATCCTGTATTTGGTGAGGATAAAGACGAGATCATTGGGATGGTCAATGTAAAGGATTTATTTATTCATTATATGAATGGTGGACAAAGCGAAGAACGTTCCATCACGCTATATAAAAGGTCTGTTATTGAAGTGCTTGAAAATATCCCCATTCATGATTTGTTACTGCAAATGCAAAAAAAGCGAATCCCGCTTGCGGTTTTATATGATGAATATGGGGGAACAGCAGGGATTGTTACACTTGAAGATATTTTAGAGGAAATTGTTGGTGAAATTCGGGATGAGTACGATGAAGATGAATATCCACCAGTTCAACATATAAGTGATACATGTAAAATTGTTGACGGGAAAGTGCTAATAAGTGAAGTGAACGATTTGCTTGGCTTACATTTAGTTGCTGATGATGTGGATACAATCGGGGGTTGGTTGATGACGCAAAAACAGACAGTTACAGAGGGCGATATCATCGATACGAACGGCTGGATTTTCACAGTTCTTGAAAAAGATTCACATCAAATCAAGCGAGTTGAAATAAAAAGAGCTGAACCAGAAGGGAAAGTAATTGCTTTGTGA
- the aspA gene encoding aspartate ammonia-lyase has translation MIATKDIRIEKDFLGEKEVPDAAYYGVQTLRAVENFPITGYRLHTSLITAMAIVKKAAALANMETGYLHANIGEEIAKAAQEIIEGKFHDQFIVDPIQGGAGTSINMNTNEVIANRALERMGYEKGNYATISPNTHVNMAQSTNDAFPTGIHIAVLMMLEELLVTMEALHGAFTDKAKEFDHVIKMGRTHLQDAVPIRLGQEFEAYSRVLGRDIKRIRQSRQHLYEVNMGATAVGTGLNANPTYIKNVVEHLVAISGFPLVGAEHLVDATQNTDAYTEVSAALKVCMMNMSKISNDLRVMASGPRVGLAEIQLPARQPGSSIMPGKVNPVMAEVVNQVAFQVIGNDHTICLASEAGQLELNVMEPVLVFNLIQSISIMNNAFRVFREYCIEGITANEELLKQYVEKSVGIITAVNPHIGYETASRIAREAIETGKSVRELCLEHGVLTEEELDIILDPYEMTHPEIAGAALLKNKK, from the coding sequence ATGATAGCAACAAAAGACATTCGTATTGAAAAAGATTTTTTAGGGGAAAAAGAAGTGCCAGATGCAGCTTATTATGGCGTTCAAACGTTGCGAGCTGTAGAGAACTTCCCAATTACAGGATATCGTCTGCATACGTCATTAATTACAGCTATGGCAATTGTAAAAAAAGCGGCAGCACTTGCAAATATGGAGACAGGTTATTTACATGCAAATATTGGGGAAGAAATTGCAAAGGCTGCTCAGGAAATCATTGAAGGAAAATTCCATGATCAGTTTATTGTGGATCCAATTCAAGGAGGTGCAGGAACTTCCATTAACATGAACACAAATGAAGTCATTGCAAACCGTGCTCTTGAACGGATGGGATATGAAAAAGGAAACTATGCGACAATTAGTCCAAATACGCATGTCAATATGGCACAGTCAACAAACGATGCGTTCCCAACAGGTATTCATATTGCAGTGCTTATGATGTTAGAAGAACTTCTTGTTACAATGGAAGCACTTCATGGTGCATTTACTGATAAAGCAAAAGAGTTTGACCATGTCATTAAAATGGGGCGTACGCACTTACAAGATGCAGTGCCAATTCGGCTGGGGCAAGAGTTTGAGGCATATAGCCGCGTGCTTGGTCGTGATATAAAACGTATTAGGCAGTCTCGCCAACACTTGTATGAAGTGAACATGGGGGCGACAGCTGTTGGAACAGGATTAAATGCAAACCCAACTTATATTAAGAATGTTGTGGAACATTTAGTAGCTATTAGTGGATTCCCACTCGTTGGTGCAGAACATTTAGTAGATGCAACGCAAAATACAGATGCATATACAGAAGTATCTGCCGCGTTAAAAGTATGTATGATGAACATGTCTAAAATTTCAAATGACCTGCGAGTTATGGCATCGGGTCCGCGCGTTGGTTTAGCTGAAATTCAATTACCAGCTCGTCAGCCAGGGTCATCCATTATGCCAGGTAAAGTAAATCCGGTTATGGCAGAAGTGGTTAACCAAGTTGCCTTCCAAGTGATTGGAAATGACCATACAATATGCTTAGCATCAGAAGCTGGACAATTAGAATTAAATGTAATGGAGCCAGTATTAGTGTTTAATTTAATTCAGTCCATTAGCATTATGAACAACGCATTCCGTGTGTTCCGTGAATATTGTATTGAAGGTATTACTGCAAATGAAGAATTGTTAAAACAATATGTTGAGAAAAGCGTTGGAATTATTACGGCGGTGAATCCTCATATTGGATATGAAACAGCTTCTCGTATTGCTCGTGAAGCGATTGAGACAGGGAAATCAGTTCGTGAGCTTTGCTTAGAACATGGTGTGCTAACAGAAGAAGAATTGGATATTATTTTGGATCCGTATGAAATGACACACCCTGAAATTGCGGGAGCCGCGTTGTTAAAGAATAAAAAGTAA
- a CDS encoding lactate permease LctP family transporter encodes MNTWTHVYDPLNNIWLSALVAALPILFFILCLTVFKIKGYLSGLYSVILAIILSVFVYKMPATMAVSSAAFGVAAGFYPICTIVIAAIFLYKLTVKTEQFNVIRDSISSITSDPRLQVLLIAYSFGAFLEGAAGFGVPVAITAALLVGMGFDPLKAAGICLVANIAGGAMGAMGIPVTVPAQLTQIDALTVGRQTVTLLPFISFVLPFLLVAMVGGLKGIKETWQGILVSGGSFAITQFVVTYFLGAELTDIFAAVVSMISLALFLRVWQPKSSAKTETKQAEKHSYTMKQILYAWSPFAFLTAFVTIFNLKAIKGLFAPDGALGSLVWNIQVPGLHNQVIKTTPIVNADTPFAAIFKLDVFSSTTTAIVLAIIVSLLVYRAKGNLIKELAIETLKELKAPIYTICSVIALAYVTNYSGMSSTLGLALSSTGDTFPILSPILGWIGVFITGSVVSSGSLFAPLQAVTAAQLDIVPSTLVALNVVGGTMAKMVSPQSVAVACAAVGLVGKESVLFKTTMKYSLMFLAVISLLQFFI; translated from the coding sequence ATGAATACTTGGACACATGTTTATGACCCGTTAAACAATATTTGGTTATCAGCGCTTGTAGCTGCCCTGCCAATCTTATTCTTCATCCTTTGCTTAACAGTATTTAAAATCAAAGGATATTTATCAGGACTTTATAGCGTAATTTTAGCAATTATTCTTTCTGTGTTTGTTTACAAAATGCCTGCAACTATGGCAGTGTCATCAGCTGCGTTTGGTGTAGCTGCTGGATTTTATCCAATTTGTACAATTGTTATCGCAGCAATTTTCCTTTACAAATTAACTGTAAAAACTGAGCAATTCAATGTTATTCGTGACAGTATTTCAAGCATTACAAGCGATCCTCGCCTTCAAGTATTATTAATCGCTTATTCCTTCGGTGCTTTCTTAGAGGGCGCAGCAGGTTTTGGTGTACCAGTTGCCATTACAGCAGCATTACTTGTAGGTATGGGCTTTGATCCATTAAAAGCAGCAGGTATCTGTTTAGTTGCGAACATTGCCGGTGGTGCAATGGGTGCAATGGGTATTCCAGTTACAGTACCAGCACAATTAACTCAAATAGATGCATTAACTGTAGGTCGTCAAACAGTTACATTATTACCTTTCATTAGCTTTGTATTACCATTCTTACTTGTTGCAATGGTAGGTGGTTTAAAAGGAATTAAAGAAACTTGGCAAGGTATTCTTGTTAGTGGTGGTTCCTTCGCCATTACTCAATTCGTTGTAACATATTTCCTTGGTGCAGAACTTACTGATATTTTCGCAGCTGTTGTCAGCATGATCTCATTAGCATTATTCCTACGTGTATGGCAGCCAAAATCTTCAGCTAAAACTGAAACAAAACAAGCAGAAAAACATAGTTATACAATGAAACAAATTTTATATGCATGGTCACCATTTGCATTCTTAACTGCATTTGTAACAATCTTTAATTTAAAAGCTATTAAAGGTTTATTCGCTCCAGATGGTGCATTAGGAAGCTTAGTATGGAATATTCAAGTTCCTGGTTTACACAACCAAGTTATTAAAACAACACCAATTGTAAATGCAGATACACCATTTGCAGCTATTTTCAAACTAGATGTATTTTCATCTACAACTACTGCAATTGTACTAGCAATTATCGTATCTCTTCTTGTATACCGTGCAAAAGGAAATTTAATAAAAGAATTAGCTATTGAAACATTAAAAGAGTTAAAAGCTCCAATTTACACAATTTGCAGCGTAATTGCATTAGCATATGTAACAAACTACTCTGGTATGTCTTCTACTCTTGGACTAGCCTTATCATCTACTGGCGATACGTTCCCAATCTTATCTCCAATCCTAGGTTGGATCGGCGTATTCATAACTGGTTCAGTAGTATCAAGTGGTTCTTTATTCGCACCGCTTCAAGCAGTAACTGCAGCTCAATTAGATATCGTACCATCTACTCTCGTTGCGCTAAACGTAGTCGGCGGTACAATGGCAAAAATGGTATCACCGCAATCCGTAGCAGTTGCTTGTGCAGCAGTTGGATTAGTTGGTAAAGAATCCGTTCTATTTAAAACAACAATGAAATATAGTTTAATGTTCTTGGCCGTAATTAGCTTACTTCAATTTTTTATCTAA
- a CDS encoding metalloregulator ArsR/SmtB family transcription factor, with protein sequence MNQNQFDCRISEDDVQMLRALAHPIRLRLVMELMQRGTCNVTQLQEVLEIPQSTVSQHLTKLKQNKVVRFERRGLEVYYQVHNDKVSEVVKTLFS encoded by the coding sequence ATGAATCAAAATCAATTTGATTGTCGTATTTCAGAAGATGATGTACAAATGTTACGAGCGCTAGCTCATCCGATTCGCCTTCGTTTAGTGATGGAGCTTATGCAGCGTGGAACTTGTAACGTAACGCAATTGCAAGAAGTATTAGAAATTCCACAGTCTACTGTTTCACAACATTTGACGAAATTAAAGCAAAACAAAGTTGTTCGTTTTGAAAGACGTGGTTTAGAAGTTTATTATCAAGTACACAATGACAAAGTGAGTGAAGTTGTAAAGACATTATTTTCATAA
- a CDS encoding acid-soluble spore protein H, whose translation MELKRVKQILSSSSRIDVTYHGVPVWIESCDEASGTANVYDVKVPHETLQVDVMALEEQ comes from the coding sequence ATGGAGTTAAAGCGAGTCAAGCAAATTCTATCATCTTCCAGTAGAATTGATGTTACCTATCATGGTGTACCTGTATGGATTGAAAGCTGTGATGAGGCGAGTGGAACAGCCAATGTGTATGATGTAAAAGTTCCACATGAAACGTTACAAGTGGATGTTATGGCATTAGAAGAGCAATAA
- a CDS encoding peptide MFS transporter has translation MDAALKLDKAGEQQSPKKHPPGLYLLFLTEMWERFSYYGMRGLLVLYLTTTVVSGGLGFDKAFAVQLYGIFTALVYFTPIIGGWLTDHFITRRHAITLGGIIMAIGNFVLFSMNTKTGLFLGLTLLVIGNGFFKPNISTLLGELYGENDSRRDSAFTIFYMGINVGAFFAPLICGFLAEDFFKQSVDGVMVMGYKYGFLAACIGMIVGQIFFNLLAPRYLGDAGTVVIGKKSKDKNAAVVEKKTLTKQEKNRTWAIIILTCFVVFFWAGFEQAGSSLTLYTNTFVDRTIFGWEVPTSWFQSVNPAFIVLFAPFVSMLWIKLSKTKRGDLKVPTKMAFGMILLGIGYLVLTLAVLKTGSDEAHITAQANLLFIVITYMFHTIGELFLSPIGLSMVSAIAPVKLASLLMGVWLAGSGMANYLAGALAAFTQSLGYLEVFASIGIIVIVLGFVLLLFSKKIAHMME, from the coding sequence ATGGATGCAGCTTTAAAATTAGACAAAGCTGGAGAACAACAATCACCAAAGAAACATCCACCTGGATTATATTTGTTGTTCTTAACAGAAATGTGGGAAAGATTTAGTTACTATGGAATGCGTGGGCTTTTAGTTCTTTATTTAACAACGACTGTTGTAAGCGGAGGACTTGGATTTGATAAGGCATTCGCAGTGCAATTATACGGAATTTTCACAGCATTAGTATATTTCACACCGATTATCGGTGGTTGGTTAACTGACCATTTCATTACAAGACGTCATGCCATTACCCTTGGTGGTATTATTATGGCCATTGGTAACTTCGTTCTCTTTTCAATGAATACAAAAACAGGACTATTTTTAGGATTAACACTATTAGTTATTGGTAATGGATTCTTCAAACCAAATATTTCTACACTTCTAGGTGAACTTTACGGTGAAAATGATTCACGCCGTGACAGTGCCTTCACAATTTTTTACATGGGTATCAATGTAGGGGCTTTCTTTGCACCACTTATTTGTGGCTTCCTAGCAGAAGATTTCTTTAAACAAAGCGTTGATGGCGTTATGGTAATGGGTTACAAATATGGCTTCTTAGCTGCTTGTATTGGTATGATTGTTGGACAAATTTTCTTCAACTTATTAGCTCCTCGTTACCTTGGTGATGCAGGAACAGTAGTAATTGGTAAAAAATCTAAAGACAAAAATGCAGCAGTTGTTGAGAAAAAAACTTTAACAAAACAAGAGAAAAACCGTACTTGGGCAATTATCATTTTAACTTGTTTCGTTGTTTTCTTCTGGGCAGGCTTTGAACAAGCAGGTAGCTCTTTAACACTATATACAAACACATTTGTGGATCGTACAATTTTCGGATGGGAAGTTCCAACATCTTGGTTCCAATCTGTTAACCCAGCATTTATCGTACTGTTCGCACCATTTGTGTCTATGTTATGGATAAAACTATCTAAAACTAAACGCGGTGATTTAAAAGTTCCAACAAAAATGGCATTTGGTATGATCTTACTAGGAATCGGCTATCTCGTTTTAACATTGGCTGTTCTGAAAACTGGAAGCGATGAAGCTCATATTACTGCCCAAGCAAATTTATTATTCATCGTTATCACATATATGTTCCATACAATTGGTGAGCTCTTCTTATCACCAATCGGTCTATCAATGGTAAGTGCAATTGCTCCTGTCAAATTAGCATCTTTATTAATGGGTGTTTGGTTAGCTGGTTCAGGTATGGCAAACTACCTAGCAGGTGCATTAGCTGCTTTCACGCAATCTCTAGGATATTTAGAAGTATTCGCAAGCATTGGTATTATCGTTATTGTACTAGGCTTTGTACTTCTTCTGTTCTCTAAAAAAATTGCACATATGATGGAGTAA
- a CDS encoding iron-siderophore ABC transporter substrate-binding protein has protein sequence MNFFQKKSFTLFVCALSFILLLAACGKSDNKAEPKKEDKKEMITVEHAMGKTEVPANPKRVVILTNEGTEALLTLGVKPVGAVQSWTGNPWYPHIKDKMKDVKVVGNEGQVNVETIASLKPDLIIGNKMRHEKVYEQLKAIAPTVYAETLRGEWKDNFKFYAKVLNKEKEGQKVLDDYAKRMEDLKGKLGDKVNQEISMVRFMPGDVRIYHGDTFSGVILKELGFKRPGDQNKNDFAERNVSKERISAMDGDVLFYFTFDKGNEKKGSELEKEYTNDPLFKNLNAVKNGKAYKVDDVIWNTAGGVMAANLLLDDIEKRFVK, from the coding sequence ATGAATTTCTTTCAGAAAAAATCTTTTACATTATTTGTATGCGCACTATCCTTTATCCTTCTTTTAGCAGCCTGCGGTAAATCAGACAACAAAGCAGAGCCAAAAAAAGAAGACAAAAAAGAAATGATTACTGTCGAACATGCAATGGGGAAAACAGAAGTTCCTGCTAATCCAAAACGCGTTGTCATTTTAACAAATGAAGGAACGGAAGCCTTGCTTACTCTTGGCGTCAAACCAGTTGGTGCTGTACAATCTTGGACTGGTAACCCATGGTATCCACATATTAAAGATAAAATGAAAGATGTAAAAGTCGTAGGTAATGAAGGTCAAGTGAATGTGGAAACAATCGCATCTTTAAAACCAGATTTAATCATCGGAAATAAAATGCGCCATGAAAAAGTGTACGAGCAGTTAAAAGCCATTGCTCCTACTGTATACGCTGAAACATTACGTGGCGAATGGAAAGATAACTTTAAATTTTATGCAAAGGTATTAAATAAAGAAAAAGAAGGTCAAAAGGTCTTAGATGATTACGCAAAACGTATGGAAGACTTAAAAGGAAAACTTGGAGATAAAGTCAACCAAGAAATTTCGATGGTACGCTTCATGCCTGGTGATGTCCGTATTTATCACGGAGATACATTCTCTGGTGTCATCTTAAAAGAGCTTGGTTTCAAACGTCCTGGTGATCAAAATAAAAACGATTTTGCAGAACGTAACGTATCAAAAGAACGTATTTCTGCAATGGATGGCGATGTATTATTCTACTTCACATTCGACAAAGGAAATGAGAAAAAAGGTTCTGAATTAGAGAAAGAATATACGAACGATCCTCTATTCAAAAACTTAAACGCTGTGAAAAACGGCAAAGCATACAAAGTTGACGATGTTATTTGGAATACAGCTGGTGGTGTAATGGCTGCGAACTTATTGCTAGATGATATTGAAAAACGCTTTGTAAAATAA